One window from the genome of Anopheles coluzzii chromosome X, AcolN3, whole genome shotgun sequence encodes:
- the LOC120955729 gene encoding high mobility group protein DSP1: MSEHHRGAWGTREDAVWWPGGISSTEQQTLQHHQHLINQHHQQQLAQQQAAQLQHQVAVQQQQQQQAANQQQQQNDSARNNSTTSTSATQQLFSYKMANSFQNPVTTMSGVTVSTSNAPYDYRLGMSTVVARPGDPPTMSSTAPTTQWWYSGGQNALDNSLQQQQQQQQQQQQQQQQQQQQQQQTQQHQSQAHVQNNVILNKMVTGGTVAGGKVKDNKPRGRMTAYAFFVQTCREEHKKKHPEEQVIFAEFSRKCAERWKTMLDKEKQRFHEMAEKDKARYELEMQSYVPPKGAVVGRGKKRKQFKDPNAPKRSLSAFFWFCHDERNKVKALNPEYGVGDIAKELGRKWSDMDAEIKQKYEQMAEKDKQRYEQEMTEYKLKCKNEQGGVTPGLNLPQQLQQAGLQHLPQHVQAAAQLQAQVVQAQQAAAVAAAAAAAVQQQHDDDDEDEDGDEDDNE, translated from the exons ATGTCGGAGCACCATCGCGGTGCTTGGGGTACGCGTGAGGACGCCGTCTGGTGGCCAGGTGGCATCTCGTCGACGGAACAGCAGACActgcagcaccatcagcatctCATTAACCAgcaccatcaacagcagctCGCCCAGCAGCAGGCGGCCCAACTGCAGCACCAGGTCGCggtacagcaacaacagcagcagcaggctgcgaatcagcagcaacagcagaacgACAGCGCCCGGAACAACAGCACAACGTCCACGTCCGCTACGCAGCAGTTGTTCTCGTACAAAATGGCTAACAGCTTTCAGAACCCGGTCACCACGATGTCCGGTGTGACCGTGTCCACCTCGAACGCGCCCTACGACTACCGGCTCGGCATGAGCACGGTGGTCGCGCGGCCCGGTGACCCCCCAACCATGTCCAGCACAGCGCCCACCACCCAATGGTGGTACTCGGGCGGCCAGAACGCGCTCGACAACTccctgcaacagcagcagcaacagcagcagcagcaacagcagcagcaacagcagcaacagcagcagcagcaacaaactcaacaacatCAG AGTCAAGCGCACGTTCAGAATAATGTTATTCTGAACAAAATGGTGACTGGCGGTACCGTAGCGGGCGGTAAGGTAAAGGACAATAAGCCGAGGGGGCGCATGACAGCGTACGCCTTCTTCGTACAGACCTGCCGCGAGGAGCATAAGAAGAAGCACCCGGAGGAGCAGGTTATATTTGCGGAATTTTCGCGCAAATGTGCAGAACGGTGGAAG ACAATGCTGGATAAAGAAAAGCAACGCTTCCACGAGATGGCCGAAAAGGACAAGGCACGGTACGAGCTGGAGATGCAGAGTTACGTGCCACCGAAGGGGGCCGTCGTTGGACGGGGCAAAAAGCGGAAGCAATTCAAAGACCCGAACGCACCGAAACGATCGCT CTCGGCTTTCTTCTGGTTCTGTCATGACGAGCGGAACAAGGTAAAGGCACTGAATCCGGAATACGGCGTTGGCGACATCGCAAAGGAGCTGGGCCGAAAGTGGTCCGATATGGATGCGGAGATTAAGCAGAAGTACGAGCAGATGGCCGAGAAGGACAAGCAGCGGTACGAACAG GAGATGACCGAGTACAAGCTAAAGTGTAAAAATGAACAAGGTGGCGTTACACCCGGTCTGAACCTGccacagcagctgcagcaggccGGGCTCCAGCATCTCCCGCAGCACGTACAGGCCGCCGCTCAGCTTCAGGCCCAGGTAGTCCAAGCGCAGCAAGCCGCCGCCGTTGCCGCAGCAGCCGCGGCCGCCGTGCAACAAcagcacgacgacgacgacgaggacgaggacggcGATGAGGATGATAAtgagtaa